A single region of the Kocuria rosea genome encodes:
- a CDS encoding amino acid ABC transporter ATP-binding protein gives MSTASSPTPRSGPGGADGLADAASVVVEGLHKSYGSLEVLKGISLSVGAGQVVCLIGPSGSGKSTLLRCVNLLETPQQGRITIGDFEVTDPEADVDRMRRHVGMVFQQFNLFPHLNVLENCTVAQLKVLKRDRAEAERIARGNLERVGLAEKADNYPDQLSGGQQQRVAIARALSMDPSLMLFDEPTSALDPETVGDVLAIMRNLAAEGMTMLVVTHEMEFARDVADKVVFMDGGVVVEEGPAAEVIRHPREPRTQAFLSRVLNPTQVQAPEQ, from the coding sequence TCCGGGCCCGGCGGCGCCGACGGCCTCGCGGACGCGGCCTCCGTCGTCGTCGAGGGCCTGCACAAGTCCTACGGCTCCCTCGAGGTCCTCAAGGGCATCTCCCTCAGCGTCGGCGCCGGCCAGGTGGTCTGCCTCATCGGCCCCTCCGGCTCCGGCAAGTCCACGCTGCTGCGCTGCGTCAACCTGCTCGAGACCCCCCAGCAGGGGCGGATCACGATCGGCGACTTCGAGGTCACCGACCCCGAGGCCGACGTCGACCGGATGCGCCGGCACGTGGGCATGGTCTTCCAGCAGTTCAACCTCTTCCCGCACCTGAACGTGCTCGAGAACTGCACCGTGGCCCAGCTCAAGGTGCTCAAGCGGGACCGCGCCGAGGCCGAGCGGATCGCCCGCGGCAACCTGGAGCGCGTGGGCCTGGCCGAGAAGGCGGACAACTACCCCGACCAGCTCTCCGGCGGGCAGCAGCAGCGCGTGGCCATCGCCCGGGCCCTGTCGATGGACCCGTCCCTCATGCTCTTCGACGAGCCGACCTCCGCCCTCGACCCCGAGACGGTGGGCGACGTCCTGGCCATCATGCGCAACCTCGCCGCCGAGGGCATGACCATGCTCGTGGTCACCCACGAGATGGAGTTCGCCCGCGACGTCGCCGACAAGGTGGTGTTCATGGACGGCGGGGTGGTCGTCGAGGAGGGCCCCGCCGCCGAGGTGATCCGCCACCCCCGCGAGCCCCGCACCCAGGCGTTCCTCTCCCGCGTGCTCAACCCCACGCAGGTGCAGGCCCCGGAGCAGTGA